One window from the genome of Bradyrhizobium xenonodulans encodes:
- a CDS encoding class I SAM-dependent methyltransferase: MQKMAKDSPFWWDSGYADHDVSCMGGPSPEIFEITPALRAKSVIVELGCGEGRNVLYLAQLGHQVVASDISEAAISKLNRLAGALGVNITSAVAPVETFQSPAYLDVFIAHCVLHFTERTIWRPLVTELMDRTRPGGFHCFTNTLDQADHPIPEESLACGHKKSFSRGELAAIYAQGGWEILRSDHYIKWDSHPGIPIHSHCIEKVVARKPIGSENLSRMRAEPIKAAGVIPAKQFDNLKLGTQRAAAIEMFGWPSGGQMMTITQKTVGGNNQEAISDGYVREDMIYGNHGLQFVNGTLAGKYRYFTPPKRLIIRDA; the protein is encoded by the coding sequence ATGCAAAAGATGGCGAAGGACTCACCCTTTTGGTGGGATTCGGGCTACGCTGACCACGACGTGTCGTGTATGGGTGGTCCGAGTCCCGAAATCTTCGAGATAACCCCGGCTCTGCGCGCCAAGAGTGTGATCGTCGAGCTCGGTTGCGGCGAGGGACGCAACGTTCTCTATTTGGCCCAGCTTGGTCATCAGGTCGTCGCAAGCGATATATCTGAAGCCGCTATCTCCAAACTGAATCGGCTCGCAGGAGCTCTGGGCGTGAATATAACGAGCGCTGTCGCTCCTGTTGAAACATTCCAGTCGCCTGCTTACCTCGACGTCTTTATAGCGCACTGCGTGTTGCATTTTACGGAACGGACCATCTGGAGGCCCCTCGTGACGGAATTGATGGATCGGACACGGCCTGGAGGGTTCCACTGCTTCACCAACACGCTTGATCAAGCAGATCATCCTATCCCTGAGGAGAGTTTGGCATGCGGTCACAAGAAATCGTTCTCGCGTGGAGAGCTTGCGGCGATCTATGCGCAAGGCGGCTGGGAGATCTTACGGTCCGATCACTACATTAAATGGGACTCGCACCCCGGCATTCCAATTCATTCTCACTGCATCGAGAAAGTTGTGGCTCGTAAGCCAATTGGATCTGAAAATCTCTCGCGAATGAGAGCTGAGCCCATTAAGGCAGCCGGAGTAATCCCGGCCAAACAGTTTGATAACTTGAAACTTGGCACACAACGCGCTGCTGCAATTGAAATGTTTGGTTGGCCATCAGGCGGGCAGATGATGACAATCACTCAGAAGACAGTTGGAGGCAATAATCAAGAAGCCATATCCGACGGATACGTGCGTGAGGATATGATTTATGGCAATCACGGCTTGCAGTTCGTTAACGGCACGCTCGCCGGCAAGTATCGATACTTTACGCCCCCGAAGCGCTTAATCATTCGAGATGCGTGA